ccagtcctgcagatagataggttactgtcaccagaaccagcatatcaccccagccatcagatagataggttactgtcaccagaaccagcatatcaccccagccctgcagatagataggttactgtcaccagaaccagcatatcaccccagccctgcagatagataggttactgtcaccagtaccagcatatccccccgccctgcagatagataggttactgtcaccagtaccagcatatccccccgccctgcagatagataggttactgtcaccagaaccagcatatcatcccagtcctgcagatagataggttactgtcaccagtaccagcatatccccccgccctgcagatagataggttactgtcaccagaaccagcatatcaccccagccctgcagatagataggttactgtcaccagaaccagcatatcaccccagccccgcagatagataggttactgtcaccagaaccagcatatcaccccagccctgcagatagataggttactgtcaccagaaccagcatatcaccccagccctgcagatagataggttactgtcaccagaaccagcatatcaccccagtcctgcagatagataggttactgtcaccagacccagcatatcaccccagtcctgcagatagataggttactgtcaccagaaccagcatatcaccccagccctgcagatagataggttactgtcaccagacccagcatatcaccccagccctgcagatagataggttactgtcaccagtaccagcatatccccccgccctgcagatagataggttactgtcaccagtaccagcatatccccccgccctgcagatagataggttactgtcaccagaaccagcatatcatcccagtcctgcagatagataggttactgtcaccagtaccagcatatccccccgccctgcagatagataggttactgtcaccagaaccagcatatcaccccagccctgcagatagataggttactgtcaccagaaccagcatatcaccccagccccgcagatagataggttactgtcaccagaaccagcatatcaccccagccctgcagatagataggttactgtcaccagaaccagcatatcaccccagccctgcagatagataggttactgtcaccagaaccagcatatcaccccagtcctgcagatagataggttactgtcaccagacccagcatatcaccccagtcctgcagatagataggttactgtcaccagaaccagcatatcaccccagccctgcagatagataggttactgtcaccagtaccagcatatcaccccagccctgcagatagataggttactgtcaccagacccagcatatcaccccagccctgcagatagataggttactgtcaccagacccagcatatcaccccagccctgcagatagataggttactgtcaccagaaccagcatatcaccccagccctgcagatagataggttactgtcaccagaaccagcatatcaccccagccctgcagatagataggttactgtcaccagacccagcatatcaccccagccctgcagatagataggttactgtcaccagacccagcatatcaccccagtcctgcagatagataggttactgtcaccagacccagcatatcaccccagccctgcagatagataggttactgtcaccagacccagcatatcaccccagccctgcagatagataggttactgctgAGTTTATCTATATATAAATGATTGTATGATCTTCTCAGTAAATACTTACTTCTTTATGACAATGGCGCTATTTATTCCACAGTGAAGTATGGCCATGAATGAAAGCCACCAACGTTTCCTCCAAGTTCTTATGTCCCATGGGATAATGGAAGGCTCTGATGTCAGGAAACTACATAGACATTGCTGTGAAGTACATAAAGGTCAGTCCCCTGTTACTGTTCTGTTACAGTAGGAGATTGTATATAAACCTAATGACAAGAGATTCTGCAGGTTACAAATCTATCTCTGATATTCAACTTTGGCGCCCGATTTAATGTAAATTGATGATTTTGTGGTAATAAAAGGAAGAAGTAGCAGCAGCAGTGCCCTGCCCGGGTATCTAAGGCTGTCACGAAAGCCCGGCCAAGACTCCCCCAAAGCAATTTCCACTTCATTTTTATAGGAATAAAACATAATTTATATGAAAATGAGTCTCCAAAGCGGAAGAACATATACATATCGGTatgtttggaaactgtagaatctccTCTATAAGGTCCTGGGATTAGGTCTATACCCAATGTactgctggcagactccctttaaaagaagTCTGTCACCATGTATGGAATGTAAGCCCTACCCCAAATGTAAGGCCCACCTGAATGTAAGGCCCACCCGAATGTAAGGTCCACCTGAATGTAAGGCCCACCTGAATGTAAGGCCCACCTGAATGTAAGGCCCACCCGAATGTAAGGCCCACCCGAATGTAAGGTCCACCTGAATGTAAGGCCCACCTGAATGTAAGGCCCACCCGAATGTAAGGCCCACCCGAATGTAAGGCCCACCCGAATGTAAGGCCCACCCGAATGTAAGGCCCACCTGAGTGTAAGGCCCACCCGAATGTAAGGCCCACCCGAATGCAAGGCCCACTCGAATGTAAGGCCCACCCGAATGTAAGGCCCACCCGAATGTAAGGCCCACCCGAATGTAAGGCCCACCCGAATGTAAGGCCCACCCGAATGTAAGGCCCACCTGAATGTAAGGCCCACCTGAATGTAAGGCCCATCCGAATGTAAGGCCCATCCGAATGTAAGGCCCTCCTGAATGTAAGACCCTCCTGAATGTAAGGCCCTCCTGAATGTAAGACCCACCTGAATGTAAGGCCCTCCTGAATGTAAGACCCTCCTGAATGTAAGGCCCTCCTGAATGTAAGACCCTCCTGAATGTAAGGCCCTCCTGAATGTAAGGCCCTCCTGAATGTAAGGCCCTCCTGAATGTAAGGCCCTCCTGAATGTAAGACCCACCTGAATGTAAGACCCACCTGAATGTAAGGCCCTCCTGAATGTAAGGCCCATCTGAATGTAAGGCCTTTTTCACCATGAACACTTCATTCCTGAGATATTTTATAtcttatttattgttatttgtaTTAATAAAGTTTCTTCTTCTTTCCACGTTTCGTGTTTAACTCTTGCAGTTCACTACGTGCACGACAAGCTGGATGACTTTGTGGCTGTGATCAATAAGCATTTGCAGCCCCTGTTTATGCAGATTAGGAAAGGCACAGATGAGAATGACGGCAGAAGATACTACTCTCTGGTAGGTCGGGCTCTCGCCCATGACACTGTGCAGCCATCCAAGTCAGCTAATAGGCAGATACATTGCACTCTACTACACATCTTATACAAGTCCTTATAATCTACTTATACAGCACCagagctatacagtgtacagtgccgGGAGCAGATTGCTCTGTCCACTACGTAGTAGCCATCGTGTCTGCCTCCAACTATGTACACAATGTCATTTCTGACACAGTCAGGAATTTTAACTTAATACGCATCAGTTCATGCTGTATATAAAAGCGCATTCCCGACTGTGTTTTTAGCTCAGATTCTTTTACAGCTAGCATCTTAAATCTTTGCAACACATGAAAGATGAGAATCAGCAGAATAATCTTTGAGAAGTaagcatgccttcagagcgccgtgcatgcctccgcctcccaagttagtgttagagatgctgggagtaggcggggcttgttgtgacttaggagagtgtgggtggggagacgtgaatgcatcactcacgtctcccctcccagtactcgcccacgctctcctaagccacaaaccctgccttctcccagcatctctaacactagcctgggaggtgggggcattcagggcgctctgaaggcatgtaaaggagaaagaagaggagcgagaagaacggggagcggcagcggatctgtgcagataagttgagcgatcggtatcggaatactgttcccgatcttttttaggctggACCGGAACCCGATCACAATTGTGAAATTtaatcgatcgccgatcgggatccaatcttttccgatcccgatcgctcaaccctatacattACAAAAATGGTTACCAAATACCCCCCAATACAATAGTGAAAACCAAGGGCGGGTTCCCAcctgctccatttttttttttttttaattggaggcaacgtcctgcatgtccgattttgtgtccggttataaaaaacgctttcgccgcagagaccagaagacgctcacgggcggtcactttgcaaacccattgaaatgaatgggtttgaaaactgactgacggtttccgtctcctatctggcttctcgggcagaagatggaaacttgcaaagtggagaccgggcgcaggtgtgaacccgccctgagatGTACATTATATCTGCCATATTGGTGTCATTAAACTCTATAGCTTGCCCTATAAAAAATCCCTTATACGGTTACATTAATGGGAAAGTAATGGAACGCTGTGTCTTGTGATAGGCAGTgacaaaaataagacaaaaaatgGGTGAAAACAGGCCAGTTAAAGGGAGTGTATGTCTAATACAAGAGTGTTTTTAGTACAGAGCAGTCTTGCTTGCAGTCTAGTAACACCTCCCATGTCTTTCTTTATTCATTAGGTGAACATTGCAGATAATGAAGTTACTAAAATGGCCATGGATTATGCAGAGAATGAGCTGGAGTTATTTAGGAAGGCGGTAAGATCTGTATGACTATTCTTATACTAGTGACGCTTGATCGTTGTTCTGGTCCGTCAGAAGATCAGAACAAGGGACCGGCGAACCACTAAAATAACGCTTACACACGGAGacctgcagaccccattgactgtaatggggtttgcTGTTTTGATACTGGAATTGGACGAAAAAGACGTGGCGTAAATGTGAACGTGGCCTTCGCCGCTTACCAGAGTTTATCTTGTATAAAGGAATGTTCTGGGCCCTGCACATTGGATGGGTTATTGGTAACTGATCAGTGGGAATCTGACGCCTGAACCCTGACTGATGCTGATAGATATAGGGAGCGACTGAGCTGCTGCTATATGGAAGGTAGATGCAggctccgtccactgtatagcggtggcgTCAAGGTACCAAATCTCTGATGGGAGCAGGGGTTGTCCTGGCTGTGACCATGTCTATGGCTTCTGGTGcccagataggtcatcagtatggaaaACAGGAGTCGGGGCATTTGGTATATGGTGACGATGGTCCTCCTCACTGCCGCACAGTATTACGGGGCTGTAAGTAACTTCTAACACTGTTTCTTCCTATTCACACTCTCTCCTGAGCAGATGGACCTGATTATAGACTCGGACAACGGTTTTGCATCTTCAACAAACATTTTAAACCTCGCCGACCAACTCCAAAccaagaaaatgaagaagaaagagGTCGAACAATTACTTCAGAGTTTTGTGCAAGACAAGTGGCTTATTGAGGTGAGTTGTTCTCTCCTAGATGCAGCACTTACTTCTCCAGACCTAGGTATTGTATAATGGTATATGGCTGGTTACTTTATCAGACCTAAAATGCCTATTTGACCTTTAAACAGATCTTCCCTATTTGGCGGctgcttattatattatatacagcagtcTGATGGCCTCGGGCCTCTGTATTTGGTTAAAGAATGAACAATATCCATTGGTTTGATTTGAGTCCTTTGTTTCTCACTCCCCTTATCCAACTATTGACAACCACTGATCTGTCTGTATTACTTCACTGAACAAGGACCAGTCCATTGATGTATATGACATAACATGACATGGGTGATACATATCCTGCTACATATTAGTGCATGCGGTATTTTACCAGCTCTTTcaatgtgtatattgtatgtatgtcTACATTTATTTTCTCCTTTGTTTTCCTTCTGCATCTGTAGAAAGATGGCGAGTACAGCCTGCACACCCGCTGCATAATGGAGATggaacattatatacagagcaccTACCAGGACATGGTCAAAGCTTGTAATATCTGCCACAACATCGCTATTCAGGTAATTGCTTGGAAGATTTTAGTGACTAGTATCAGGGCTAACAAAGGGGAGGGCTGATGGCTTGGACTATATCATTGTTATCCTGCATACTGGTGAGGCTAGTAATTTAGGCTAACACACTGACTAAGTTTCACAGGTAAAACTAGATGTGTCAATCTAGGCGTGAACTGTGTGACATATAATGAAATAGTTGTGGAAAACACCATTTAATtcaagtgacagtaacctatctgtctgcagggctggggtgatatgctgggtctggtgacagtaacctatctatctgcagggctgaggtgatatgctggttctggtgacagtaacctatctatctgcagggctggggtgatatactggagtctggtgacagtaacctatctgtctgcagggctggggtgatatgctgggtctggtgacagtaacctatctatctgcagggctggggtgatatgctggttctggtgacagtaacctatctgcagggctggggtgatatgcgggttctggtgacactaacctatctatctgtaggactggggtgatatgctgggtctggtgacagtaacctatctatctgcagggctggggtgatatgctgggtctggtgacagtaacctatctatctacagggctggggtgatatgctgggtctggtgacagtaacctatctatctgcagggctggggtgatatgctgggtctggtgacagtaacctatctatctgcagggctggggtgatatgctggtactggtgacagtaacctatctatctgcaggactggggtgatatgctgggtctggtgacagtaacctatctatctgcagggctggggtgatatgctgggtctggtgacagtaacctatctatctgcaggactggggtgatatgctggtactggtgacagtaacctatctatctgcagggctggggtgatatgctgggtctggtgacagtaacctatctatctgcaggactggggtgatatgctggttctggtgacagtaacctatctatctgcagggctggggtgatatgctggtactggtgacagtaacctatctatctgcagggctggggtgatatactggagtctggtgacagtaacctatctatctgcagggctggggtgatatgctggtactggtgacagtaacctatctatctgcagggctggggtgatatgctggttctggtggcagtaacctatctatctgcagggctggggtgatatgctggttctggtggcagtaacctatctatctgcagggctggggtgatatgctggggtctggtgacagtaacctatctatctgcagggctggggtgatatgctggttctggtgacagtaacctatctatctgcaggactggggtgatatgctggtactggtgacagtaacctatctatctgcagggctggggtgatatggtggttctggtgacagtatcctatctatctgcagggctgcggtgatatgctggttctggtgacagtaacctatctatctgcagggctggggtgatatgctggttctggtgacagtaacctatctatctgcaggactggggtgatatgctgggtctggtgacagtaacctatctatctgcagggctggggtgatatgctggtactggtgacagtaacctatctatctgcagggctggggtgatatgctggtactggtgacagtaacctatctatctgcagggctggggtgatatgctggtactggtgacagtaacctatctatctgcagcgctggggtctggTAACAAACTACCTTTTAATATAAGCTGATTTACAGACCTGTCACCACTAACCAATATCATTGAAACTGATTTGTTACTCGAATTTTAGGCAAAAAACATTCTGCTCCTATTGCAGagaccccatatatatatatacacataagaaGTTGATCCATATCAAATCCAACATCTGTGAATGGAGATGAATAGCTGTTGTTCTTGATGCGTCTTCCAGATCCTTCTCACTTTGATGAATGACTTTGTTTCCTCCCTTTTCCTTCCTAGGGTCAGGTCTGTGATAACTGCGGTGTTAAGATTCATTTGACTTGTGTGGGAAAGTATTTCAAAGGCCAAGATGAGCCGCGCTGTCCCCAGTGTGCTGAAGCCTGGTCACAGGAAATTCCCAGTAAGTTGGTTTATGACTGATATGGTGCGATGGAGACTGGTGCTGGTTATTACAACCCTCTGTGGTTTGGGTGGGAGGAAGATACCTCGGACTTTACAGCTAGACATACAAGTAGTGACAACAATTCTGTGAAGGTCAAACACTTGTCTCATTTCAAGAACctcagtcatatatatatatatatatactagcaataCCCACGACTGTGTCTGCGGCTTGGTTCCTGCCCTGCTCAACACCCCCATTGCTCTGTAGCCGTCGCGACCCCGGCCTCCCCTTCCCACCACACACGACTCCAGGCCCACCCTGGCCTCCCATTTCCCACCTCCAAACGCAACCTCAGCCTTCCTCCCTCCGAAACGCAACCTCGGCTTCCCATGGCCACCCCCCCTGCAACCCCAACCAACCGTTAACTCCAACCCCCGCGACCCCAACCTGATCCAAACCCCCCGACCCAAACCCTTCCCCCCCCCACGAACCCTGACCAACCCCCTTCCCAAGGCCCAACCCCCCCCCGAACCCCAACCTCGGGGGATGTGGGGCAGACTGTGGGTTTGTGAACCACGCTGCAGCTTCAGTGTGTGAACTTTTCATTTTCCAGTTTCATTTCCTAGTCCTGACAGTAGAGGGATCGTTGTCAGGATcaactttttatgttttttttttttttttactttttctagaAACATTATGCCGGGCTACAATTAATAACGTGATTTTATACTTCACAGGATTGTCACAATCAGATTCCCAAACTCCTTCCACCTCCCAGAGAGAGACAAGAGCAGGACCGAGGAGAGGAAACAGCGTAGCCGCGGCCACCAGATCGAGACGATCCTAACAAAACCGTGACGCGAACCTTTGTAATATTTTGCACAAACGTTATACTGGATTTTCAGCCAAAGTGGAAAACCCAGGGGGGCGAAGGATGGGGTAAATTGTAGAAAAGAAGCTAATAGTCACCTATCAGTTTCATCCCCTGCAGGAACTGGCCAAGCCAGAAGCAAAACGGGTCAGGGGACCGCTGCGGCCGATCA
This region of Leptodactylus fuscus isolate aLepFus1 chromosome 8, aLepFus1.hap2, whole genome shotgun sequence genomic DNA includes:
- the NSMCE1 gene encoding non-structural maintenance of chromosomes element 1 homolog: MAMNESHQRFLQVLMSHGIMEGSDVRKLHRHCCEVHKVHYVHDKLDDFVAVINKHLQPLFMQIRKGTDENDGRRYYSLVNIADNEVTKMAMDYAENELELFRKAMDLIIDSDNGFASSTNILNLADQLQTKKMKKKEVEQLLQSFVQDKWLIEKDGEYSLHTRCIMEMEHYIQSTYQDMVKACNICHNIAIQGQVCDNCGVKIHLTCVGKYFKGQDEPRCPQCAEAWSQEIPRLSQSDSQTPSTSQRETRAGPRRGNSVAAATRSRRS